In Centropristis striata isolate RG_2023a ecotype Rhode Island chromosome 1, C.striata_1.0, whole genome shotgun sequence, one DNA window encodes the following:
- the LOC131969892 gene encoding kinesin-like protein KIF16B isoform X1, with protein MEETWTVFRRYSRFREMHKSLKLKYPELAALEFPPKKLFGNRDERMVAERRNHLERYLRNLFRVMLSSSGSPLRADADAFHLTKHAICEFSPFFKKGIFEYSSHGTG; from the exons ATGGAAGAGACATGGACCGTGTTCAGACGTTACAGTCGCTTCCGGGAAATGCACAAGAGCCTCAAATTAAAGTATCCGGAG CTGGCGGCTCTCGAGTTTCCTCCCAAGAAACTGTTTGGAAACCGCGATGAGCGGATGGTCGCCGAGCGCCGGAATCACTTGGAG CGTTACCTGAGGAACTTGTTCCGGGTGATGCTGTCGTCCTCGGGCTCTCCTCTGCGAGCCGACGCAGACGCCTTCCACCTCACCAAACACGCCATCTGTGAGTTCTCCCCGTTCTTCAAGAAGGGCATCTTCGAGTACAGCAGCCACGGCACCGGCTGA